One window from the genome of Marinobacter sp. LV10R510-11A encodes:
- the cas1e gene encoding type I-E CRISPR-associated endonuclease Cas1e — protein sequence MADGQRLFVKITRESLPQVKDKYPFIYLERGRLEVDDSSIKWIDSEANVVALPIATLNTLLLGPGTTVTHDAIKTAVAANCSVCWVGEDSLLFYAAGFLPTADTRNLKQQVELSANPDKSLEVARRLFARRFPDADLDGKSLKEMMGMEGYRVRSLYQEKAREYQVGWKGRQFTPGKFEFSDITNQVMTAANAALYGILCSAIHSMGYSPHIGFIHSGSPLPFLITHKSQPSLAAYRA from the coding sequence ATGGCAGATGGACAGCGATTATTCGTCAAGATCACCCGTGAGTCCTTGCCACAGGTCAAAGACAAGTACCCCTTTATCTATCTTGAACGCGGCAGGCTGGAGGTTGACGATAGCAGCATCAAATGGATTGATTCTGAGGCTAATGTCGTAGCTCTTCCTATTGCAACCTTGAACACGTTGTTACTTGGGCCGGGTACTACGGTCACCCATGATGCAATTAAAACGGCGGTGGCTGCGAACTGCTCGGTGTGCTGGGTGGGTGAAGACAGCTTGCTGTTCTACGCCGCTGGCTTTCTGCCTACAGCCGATACGCGAAACCTTAAGCAGCAGGTAGAACTGTCAGCCAATCCGGACAAGTCCTTAGAAGTGGCAAGGCGCCTGTTCGCCCGTCGCTTTCCCGATGCGGATTTGGATGGGAAATCTCTCAAGGAAATGATGGGCATGGAAGGCTATCGGGTTCGCTCGCTGTATCAGGAAAAAGCTCGCGAATACCAAGTAGGCTGGAAAGGGAGGCAGTTTACACCCGGCAAGTTTGAGTTTAGTGATATTACCAATCAGGTCATGACGGCAGCCAATGCCGCCTTGTATGGGATATTGTGCTCCGCCATACACAGCATGGGTTATTCACCGCATATCGGTTTTATTCATTCGGGCAGTCCATTACCTTTCCTGATTACGCATAAGAGTCAGCCATCTTTAGCAGCCTATAGGGCATAG
- the cas6e gene encoding type I-E CRISPR-associated protein Cas6/Cse3/CasE, producing MSMIASVLHLDRKAIQALRITDIYSLHRVVYSLYDDVRDAGQKSASEGSGILFADQGGDFRSRRILMLANRSPAECIDGQFGEVQSKTIPDDFLSHARYRFKVVVNPTRRDSASRKLLPVKGREAIAEWFAARGPQSWGFTVSRQHLQVDNVDVLRFKDKHDHLVTICQAHVQGEFSVTDPAQFQRSFKQGIGRARTFGCGLLQIVPIIDNPFA from the coding sequence ATGAGCATGATTGCCAGCGTGCTGCACCTGGATCGTAAAGCGATCCAGGCGCTACGCATTACCGACATTTACTCCCTACACCGAGTGGTTTACAGCCTGTATGACGATGTTCGCGATGCTGGGCAAAAGTCTGCCAGCGAGGGCAGCGGGATACTCTTTGCTGATCAGGGAGGTGATTTCCGGAGCCGGCGCATTCTGATGCTGGCAAACCGCAGCCCGGCAGAATGCATTGATGGTCAATTCGGCGAGGTACAAAGCAAGACCATCCCTGACGATTTTCTCAGCCATGCTCGCTATCGATTCAAGGTCGTCGTTAATCCCACACGACGTGACAGCGCTAGCCGCAAGTTGCTGCCGGTCAAAGGCCGTGAGGCCATTGCGGAATGGTTTGCCGCCCGAGGCCCACAAAGCTGGGGCTTTACGGTATCGCGGCAGCACCTGCAGGTGGATAACGTGGATGTTCTGCGTTTCAAAGACAAACACGATCATTTAGTCACTATCTGTCAGGCGCATGTTCAGGGTGAGTTCAGCGTTACCGATCCTGCACAGTTTCAACGCAGCTTTAAACAGGGCATAGGCCGGGCTCGCACATTCGGCTGTGGTCTGCTGCAAATCGTTCCAATAATCGATAATCCCTTCGCCTGA
- a CDS encoding ankyrin repeat domain-containing protein produces MSDLQLLIDIINVALVLVLIYCFFSVPAQFIRRFRRKRQGLAVSPAFLVLRNILKYWLLTALIIIPASCGLIFMLGQSAGLDGETIYAVMVTQGVAGNILTSLLLGYVFMKANKENWSEPEAEIKNSVNKLSFIKNLTIVGNDRIKKAKDKALKNTVGFYTKIETEARSIEGKRNHTPEEDARLKLEREISDEASKEEVSRLKREHEKALEDADICNRIDIESIMTREKWADFQEKHFKPIKSLKQRRLLTQFIRRYEREAFPLHKAIWNNDYNLTKTLIFFGCDITLKNSEERSVRDMAAGNVKIIALVEQAIRET; encoded by the coding sequence ATGTCAGATCTCCAACTATTGATTGATATTATTAACGTCGCCCTTGTTCTGGTTTTAATTTACTGTTTTTTTTCAGTGCCTGCACAATTTATACGAAGGTTCCGCCGAAAAAGGCAGGGCCTTGCAGTTTCCCCCGCCTTTTTAGTACTTCGGAATATTTTAAAGTATTGGCTATTAACTGCACTGATTATTATTCCCGCATCTTGCGGACTAATATTTATGTTGGGTCAATCGGCTGGCCTCGATGGTGAAACAATATATGCTGTTATGGTTACGCAAGGGGTCGCCGGAAACATCCTTACATCACTGTTATTGGGGTATGTTTTCATGAAGGCAAATAAAGAAAATTGGAGTGAACCAGAGGCAGAAATTAAAAATTCTGTTAATAAATTGAGTTTTATTAAAAATTTGACGATTGTTGGCAATGATCGCATTAAGAAAGCCAAAGATAAGGCTCTAAAAAATACTGTGGGTTTCTATACAAAAATAGAAACAGAGGCGAGATCAATAGAAGGAAAACGTAACCACACGCCTGAAGAAGATGCTAGGTTAAAGCTCGAACGGGAAATATCTGACGAAGCTTCTAAAGAAGAAGTGTCTAGGTTAAAGCGAGAACACGAAAAAGCATTGGAAGATGCTGACATATGCAATAGAATTGATATTGAAAGCATAATGACAAGAGAAAAATGGGCCGATTTTCAAGAAAAACACTTTAAACCAATAAAAAGCTTAAAACAAAGGCGCCTACTAACTCAGTTTATAAGACGTTATGAACGTGAAGCCTTCCCCCTGCATAAGGCGATTTGGAACAATGATTATAATCTTACCAAAACCCTCATATTTTTTGGCTGTGATATCACACTCAAAAACTCTGAGGAAAGATCGGTAAGAGATATGGCTGCTGGTAATGTTAAAATAATTGCGCTAGTGGAACAAGCAATTAGGGAAACCTAA
- a CDS encoding recombinase family protein, with translation MIIGYARVSTQDQNPEFQVDALEKAGCEQIFQEKFTGKLRERPELSQCLRTLRKGDILVVWKLDRLARSLKDLVEIVQELHDREIGFKSLTESIDTTSSGGRLVFHIFGALAEFEHDLIRERTIAGLQAARARGRKGGRKRAMSDADVRKAAAMLSDIHITTKEVAEFFQVSRTTLNAALSRIGSN, from the coding sequence ATGATCATAGGATATGCACGTGTCAGTACCCAAGATCAAAATCCGGAGTTCCAGGTCGATGCTCTGGAGAAAGCCGGTTGCGAACAGATCTTTCAAGAAAAGTTTACCGGCAAGCTCCGGGAACGACCTGAGCTGTCGCAGTGTCTGCGTACCCTCCGAAAGGGGGATATTCTGGTTGTCTGGAAACTGGATCGGCTTGCCCGTTCGCTGAAAGACCTGGTTGAAATAGTCCAGGAGCTCCATGATCGAGAAATCGGCTTCAAGTCACTGACGGAATCCATCGACACCACCAGTTCCGGTGGCCGCTTGGTGTTCCATATCTTCGGTGCCTTGGCTGAGTTTGAACACGACCTGATTCGGGAGCGGACGATAGCAGGACTCCAGGCAGCCAGAGCAAGGGGACGAAAGGGTGGGCGAAAACGCGCAATGTCGGATGCTGATGTGAGAAAGGCTGCGGCAATGCTCTCTGACATTCACATCACCACGAAAGAAGTTGCTGAATTTTTCCAAGTATCCAGAACCACTTTAAATGCTGCGCTATCGAGGATCGGCTCGAATTAG
- a CDS encoding type II toxin-antitoxin system RelB/DinJ family antitoxin codes for MSANAVVRARIDEHIKEEATVVLAAMGLTVSDAFRILLTRVAREKALPFEPLVPNDETIAAMKEARRGNLPSFATVEGLMADLNADD; via the coding sequence ATGTCAGCGAATGCTGTTGTGCGTGCTCGGATCGACGAGCACATCAAGGAGGAAGCGACCGTTGTATTGGCGGCCATGGGGCTTACCGTGTCGGATGCTTTTCGCATCCTGCTCACCCGCGTTGCCCGCGAAAAGGCGCTACCTTTTGAGCCGTTGGTCCCAAATGACGAAACCATCGCAGCGATGAAGGAAGCGCGCCGTGGCAACTTGCCTTCGTTCGCCACCGTCGAGGGACTGATGGCGGATTTGAATGCGGACGATTGA
- a CDS encoding recombinase family protein produces MPLIGYARVSSASQDLDIQIGKLTDAGCEVIRSETVSGASRDGRGELETVLEFLRRGDELVVHRLDRLGRSTRDVLNLVHELDARGASLRVLEPDITTKGDMGRMMITVLGMVADMELKFIKDRQRAGIEVAKGKGAYKGRRKTVDEAEIYTRMASGNTKAQVARDMGLSRMTVYRALQKLRSNEDKPA; encoded by the coding sequence ATGCCCCTCATCGGATATGCACGCGTTAGCAGTGCAAGTCAGGATCTCGACATTCAAATCGGAAAACTGACCGACGCAGGCTGCGAAGTCATTCGATCCGAGACGGTGTCTGGCGCTTCGCGCGATGGGCGAGGCGAGCTAGAGACTGTGCTTGAGTTCTTGCGTCGAGGTGATGAGCTCGTTGTTCATCGCCTCGATCGTCTGGGTCGCTCTACCCGTGACGTACTGAATTTGGTCCATGAGCTGGATGCTCGGGGCGCCTCGTTACGCGTTCTTGAACCCGATATAACAACCAAGGGTGACATGGGTCGCATGATGATCACTGTCTTGGGCATGGTCGCGGACATGGAACTGAAGTTTATAAAGGATCGGCAGCGTGCCGGCATTGAGGTCGCGAAAGGCAAAGGGGCCTACAAGGGCCGCCGAAAAACTGTCGATGAAGCCGAAATCTACACACGCATGGCAAGTGGAAACACAAAGGCCCAGGTTGCCAGGGACATGGGCTTATCACGAATGACAGTTTATCGTGCTTTACAAAAGCTGCGATCTAATGAGGATAAGCCTGCTTAA
- the cas7e gene encoding type I-E CRISPR-associated protein Cas7/Cse4/CasC, whose translation MHNTYTNTRIEFHILQSFPVTCLNRDDVGAPKTAIIGGVSRARVSSQCWKRQVRLAMQDFGIKLASRTKKSEELFVKACLAAGADEASAQACGKKIADQLIDDTLLFISDTEANAFAAYAREQGFDDAKLKDKDLAKVAKKALNPAIDALDIALFGRMVAKAADMNVQAAASFAHAISTHKVSNEVEFFTALDDLQTEPGSAHMGSLEFNSATYYRYISLDLGQLAQSLDGDDLKKAIEAFTKALFVAVPSARQTTQSGASLWEFARVQVRTGQRLQVPFETAIKGKEGGYLQPSIDALQGYLDKKEKLSGSLFGKLASYDWGEDESFSIDDLVAALQSHVQ comes from the coding sequence ATGCACAATACTTACACCAACACTCGTATCGAGTTTCATATTCTGCAATCTTTCCCGGTAACCTGCCTTAATCGCGATGATGTAGGTGCGCCCAAAACGGCCATTATTGGCGGAGTGAGTCGGGCTCGCGTCAGTTCACAGTGCTGGAAACGGCAAGTACGGTTGGCCATGCAAGATTTCGGCATCAAGCTGGCATCCCGCACCAAAAAATCAGAAGAGTTGTTTGTTAAAGCCTGTCTGGCTGCGGGCGCAGATGAAGCCAGCGCGCAAGCCTGCGGTAAGAAAATAGCTGATCAGTTAATTGACGATACCCTGCTTTTTATCAGCGATACCGAGGCCAATGCCTTCGCCGCCTATGCCCGTGAGCAAGGCTTTGACGATGCAAAGCTGAAGGATAAGGACCTCGCTAAAGTCGCCAAAAAAGCTCTCAATCCTGCCATTGATGCTCTCGATATCGCCTTGTTTGGCCGTATGGTTGCCAAGGCTGCTGACATGAATGTTCAGGCAGCCGCGTCTTTTGCACATGCCATTTCTACACACAAAGTCAGCAATGAAGTTGAATTTTTCACCGCTCTGGATGATCTGCAAACTGAACCTGGCTCTGCGCATATGGGCAGCCTGGAATTCAATTCGGCTACGTATTATCGCTACATCAGTCTTGATCTGGGCCAGCTTGCTCAAAGTCTGGACGGAGACGACCTGAAGAAAGCCATTGAAGCGTTCACTAAGGCGTTGTTTGTCGCAGTGCCTAGTGCGCGACAAACAACGCAGTCTGGCGCCAGTCTTTGGGAATTTGCTCGTGTGCAAGTACGAACAGGGCAGCGTCTGCAAGTGCCTTTCGAGACAGCTATCAAGGGCAAAGAGGGTGGCTATCTGCAACCAAGCATAGATGCGTTGCAAGGTTACCTGGATAAGAAAGAGAAGTTGTCCGGCTCCTTGTTCGGAAAACTAGCCAGCTATGACTGGGGCGAAGACGAAAGCTTCAGCATTGACGATTTGGTAGCAGCCCTACAAAGCCATGTGCAGTGA
- the casA gene encoding type I-E CRISPR-associated protein Cse1/CasA → MENRYNLIDEPWIPVADYGRVSLRQVFNQSEYRSLGGNPVQKIALLKLLQAIAQAAATPEDDGEWKALGCNGLAQQCCEYLDKWHDRFYLYGDRPFLQMPAVAAARVQAYGAVIPEVSSGNTTVLSQIQVQRSLDEADKTLLIVSLMGFALAGKKADNHVVLSPGYQGKRNDKGKPSSSKPGPSVAHMGLLHSFLIGSSLQETVWLNLLTTRLIAQTNMYPQGIGVAPWEQMPAGEDCSVAKGLKQSLMGRLLPICRFCLLTTDGVHYSEGLAHSGYKEGGADPSVAVNYSGKEPKALWVDPEKRPWRELTALLGFFGQNGSQGFQSWQIKGGLDRARDAIDSFALWSGGLRVSSNAGEQYVSGSDDFVESQVWLHSDFLGASWFAQLKTEMDEMDVLARNLYGRVMAFCKEQKVDGSKLAGQASRLFWQLSERNFQTLVDSCDQDERSNQQRRELRRQFAGYVHQAYDQFCPKETARQLDAWAKCQPNNSKYLKQEA, encoded by the coding sequence ATGGAAAACCGTTACAACTTAATAGATGAACCGTGGATACCTGTCGCGGATTATGGCCGAGTCAGTTTGCGGCAAGTGTTTAACCAGTCTGAATACCGCAGCCTCGGTGGCAACCCGGTGCAGAAAATAGCCTTACTAAAACTGCTGCAGGCCATCGCTCAGGCGGCAGCAACGCCGGAGGATGATGGCGAGTGGAAGGCTTTAGGTTGTAACGGGTTGGCTCAACAATGCTGTGAATATCTGGATAAGTGGCACGACCGTTTTTATCTCTATGGGGATCGGCCTTTCTTGCAGATGCCGGCTGTGGCTGCCGCTAGAGTTCAGGCTTATGGTGCCGTTATTCCCGAGGTTTCGTCTGGCAATACCACCGTGCTTAGTCAGATCCAGGTCCAGCGTTCGCTAGATGAGGCGGATAAAACACTATTGATCGTCAGTTTGATGGGTTTTGCTTTGGCAGGAAAGAAGGCTGATAACCATGTCGTGTTATCACCAGGTTACCAGGGGAAACGTAACGACAAAGGCAAACCCTCGTCGAGTAAACCGGGTCCTTCGGTGGCCCACATGGGCTTACTGCATAGTTTTCTGATAGGCAGCAGTCTTCAAGAGACGGTTTGGCTGAATCTCCTGACTACCCGACTTATTGCTCAAACCAATATGTATCCACAAGGCATAGGTGTCGCGCCGTGGGAGCAAATGCCAGCAGGAGAAGATTGTTCCGTGGCAAAGGGCTTGAAACAGTCCCTGATGGGTCGACTCTTGCCTATTTGTCGATTTTGCCTGCTAACAACCGACGGGGTGCATTATTCTGAAGGGCTCGCGCACAGTGGATACAAAGAGGGTGGCGCTGACCCCTCTGTCGCAGTTAATTATTCAGGCAAAGAACCCAAGGCACTTTGGGTTGACCCAGAAAAACGGCCTTGGCGTGAACTCACCGCCTTGCTCGGCTTTTTTGGTCAAAACGGTAGCCAGGGCTTCCAGAGTTGGCAGATTAAAGGCGGACTCGATCGTGCGCGGGATGCAATAGATAGTTTCGCTCTGTGGTCTGGGGGCCTTCGGGTAAGCAGCAATGCGGGTGAGCAATACGTGTCCGGTAGTGATGATTTTGTTGAATCTCAGGTATGGCTGCATTCCGATTTTTTGGGGGCGTCTTGGTTTGCTCAACTCAAAACAGAGATGGACGAAATGGACGTGCTCGCCCGGAACTTATACGGGCGGGTAATGGCATTTTGCAAGGAACAAAAAGTTGATGGTAGCAAGCTTGCCGGGCAAGCAAGCCGATTATTCTGGCAGCTCAGCGAACGCAACTTTCAAACACTGGTTGATAGCTGCGATCAGGACGAGCGGTCAAACCAGCAGCGCCGCGAATTACGCCGCCAATTTGCAGGCTACGTTCATCAAGCCTACGACCAGTTTTGCCCGAAGGAAACCGCCCGCCAACTCGATGCCTGGGCCAAATGCCAACCGAATAACAGCAAATATCTAAAACAGGAGGCCTGA
- the cas5e gene encoding type I-E CRISPR-associated protein Cas5/CasD: MSDSYLLLWLEAPLQSWGHDSKFGRRDSLDFPTKSGVLGLLCSARGAGGEEQAWLAAWADLDMQLDAYVLKDRLGKPVPRLPLMRDFHMVGSGYDSKNPWASLMIPKTSDGKPAVGGGSKMTYRYYLQDMAYAVAIQAPAAYLEQAAEALKSPVWDLYLGRKSCVPTEFIAQGVFATAEEALRAGAQLAADKIRASVFHVSQGEHEGEVLTLNDVPLQFGEHKKYRDRRVTVQTME; encoded by the coding sequence ATGAGCGATTCTTATTTGCTGTTGTGGCTCGAAGCCCCGCTCCAATCCTGGGGGCATGATTCAAAATTTGGTCGGCGTGATAGCCTGGACTTTCCAACCAAATCTGGCGTTTTGGGCTTGCTGTGCAGCGCCCGTGGCGCCGGAGGCGAAGAGCAGGCATGGTTGGCAGCATGGGCTGACCTGGACATGCAACTGGATGCCTATGTTCTAAAAGACCGGCTAGGGAAGCCAGTGCCACGGTTACCCTTGATGCGTGACTTTCATATGGTAGGTAGCGGTTACGATAGTAAAAACCCCTGGGCCAGCCTGATGATTCCTAAAACCAGTGATGGCAAACCAGCTGTAGGTGGTGGTTCAAAAATGACCTATCGCTATTACCTTCAGGACATGGCCTATGCCGTCGCCATTCAGGCGCCAGCCGCGTATCTCGAACAGGCAGCGGAGGCCCTCAAAAGTCCGGTATGGGATTTGTACCTGGGGCGTAAAAGCTGCGTGCCTACAGAGTTCATTGCTCAAGGGGTTTTTGCCACGGCGGAAGAGGCTTTGAGGGCCGGTGCGCAGCTTGCTGCTGATAAAATTCGAGCCAGCGTCTTTCATGTCAGTCAGGGAGAGCATGAGGGTGAAGTGCTAACCCTTAATGATGTGCCATTGCAGTTTGGTGAGCACAAAAAATATCGCGACAGGCGGGTTACCGTTCAGACGATGGAGTAG
- the casB gene encoding type I-E CRISPR-associated protein Cse2/CasB, with amino-acid sequence MDAATEKLKSTREERFVTSVIKRCQEDKGLAARLRRGDNPATEYQSWELLASLGVDLEKDYERLPFVTLAAAIAKTKAEHNGRLSLGRAIAACYEDGRDSNQAKARLRRLLACEDTPEACRILRSLFSLIDSKANQPLDFVRLLKQLRRFSFDDARTQIKAQWAQEFYGQPAQSQAGETGA; translated from the coding sequence ATGGACGCAGCAACTGAAAAGCTAAAATCAACAAGGGAAGAGCGCTTTGTGACCAGCGTGATAAAACGCTGCCAGGAAGATAAAGGCCTTGCAGCCCGGCTGCGACGCGGGGACAACCCCGCAACGGAATATCAGAGCTGGGAGTTGTTGGCCTCTTTGGGAGTTGATCTGGAAAAAGACTATGAACGGCTGCCGTTTGTTACCCTTGCCGCCGCGATAGCCAAGACCAAGGCTGAACACAATGGCCGTCTGTCCCTTGGGCGCGCTATTGCTGCCTGCTATGAAGACGGCCGCGACAGCAACCAGGCCAAGGCTCGCCTACGTCGCTTACTGGCCTGCGAGGACACGCCGGAAGCCTGTCGTATTTTGCGCTCGCTCTTTTCGTTGATCGACAGCAAAGCCAATCAGCCGCTCGATTTTGTCAGGCTGCTTAAGCAGCTTCGGCGTTTTTCTTTTGATGATGCGCGCACTCAGATCAAAGCTCAGTGGGCGCAAGAGTTTTATGGTCAACCAGCCCAATCGCAAGCTGGGGAGACAGGCGCATGA
- the cas3 gene encoding CRISPR-associated helicase Cas3' codes for MNHCQIVGEVAREIIARMPVSGLFPAGAPLAAAAHDIGKVSPYFAEKIRQACTPGMARIASIPDINPKMESQWGGHAGVSQVTAKAINTPEYLAEILGQHHGFAPPVDGKRANDGVFGGPAWQHEREALVVELKSRLGMNWPHIDSMPQARLLAGLTSVSDWIGSGQFFEDPDSPWQENIGRALDAAGFVPATYRQSMSFEQVFSFQPHAAQQQLIDQVKGPGVYVLEAPMGLGKTEAALYVAYRMLETKQASGIYFALPTQLTSNKIFERFNEFLASVLADDCEHRSLLLHGNAWLLDTDMGEEGRPGGAWFNQAKRGLLAPFAVGTIDQALMAAMNVKHGFVRAFGLAGKVVILDEVHTYDAYTGTLLDALIELLKALQCTVIILSATLNRDRREQLLGCKLVSDAYPLITAVPNAGLVAEVSMPAPVGQRVAIRLLEPEQTALEEALDRAEDGQHVLWIENTVLEAQQRYLDLAARAVDRGVACGLLHSRYTPDDRQALESLWVNRFGKAGWSNRAEQGCILVGTQVLEQSLDIDADFMVSRFAPTDMLLQRLGRLWRHEHTPRPTTAVCEAWVLAPELQYATGAPEKAFGNSAFVYSPFVLCRSLEVWQAVAKIQLSTDIRSLIERTYATRDESAELAGMLTDLDNGTRWRTGRKAMRQLARITLADAGNTLPESKAQTRYSETDSFDVLLLRHIKLVPEDRVTRITLLNGEQHSLPWQWRVYSKAQWRKLSATLMRQVVALRIQDAPLQIPLQTLERFRLQYCFYLGNPAHEEAILRVALVDETGRLSGLQGAPLHDKYSLNYRDDLGYRVIKP; via the coding sequence TTGAACCATTGCCAGATTGTCGGTGAAGTTGCCCGCGAAATAATCGCCCGGATGCCGGTTAGCGGCTTGTTTCCTGCCGGTGCTCCATTAGCAGCAGCAGCTCATGATATAGGCAAAGTAAGCCCGTATTTTGCAGAGAAGATACGACAGGCCTGTACGCCTGGTATGGCACGGATTGCTTCAATACCCGACATCAACCCGAAAATGGAGAGCCAATGGGGCGGTCACGCGGGTGTCAGCCAAGTAACAGCGAAAGCAATCAACACACCGGAATATTTAGCTGAAATTCTCGGCCAGCACCACGGTTTTGCCCCGCCGGTTGACGGCAAGCGGGCAAATGATGGTGTTTTTGGTGGGCCTGCCTGGCAGCATGAACGCGAAGCTCTGGTAGTTGAACTCAAATCACGACTGGGCATGAATTGGCCGCACATAGATTCTATGCCACAGGCACGTTTGTTGGCGGGGCTCACATCGGTATCGGACTGGATTGGCTCGGGTCAGTTTTTTGAAGACCCAGATTCACCCTGGCAGGAGAATATTGGTCGTGCCCTGGATGCAGCCGGTTTCGTGCCGGCTACTTACCGGCAAAGTATGAGTTTTGAGCAGGTATTTTCTTTTCAACCCCACGCAGCCCAGCAACAATTGATTGACCAGGTAAAGGGTCCCGGGGTCTATGTGCTGGAAGCACCTATGGGGTTGGGCAAGACCGAAGCGGCGCTTTACGTCGCCTATCGCATGCTGGAAACCAAACAAGCCAGCGGGATTTACTTTGCGCTGCCGACTCAACTGACTTCCAACAAGATATTCGAGCGATTCAATGAGTTTCTTGCCAGTGTACTCGCCGATGATTGTGAACACCGTTCATTGTTGCTACATGGAAATGCTTGGTTGCTAGACACTGATATGGGCGAAGAAGGCAGGCCCGGTGGTGCCTGGTTCAATCAGGCCAAGCGTGGTCTGCTAGCGCCCTTTGCGGTAGGTACCATTGATCAGGCGCTGATGGCCGCAATGAACGTCAAACATGGCTTTGTGCGGGCGTTCGGGCTCGCCGGTAAAGTGGTGATTCTTGACGAGGTGCATACCTACGATGCCTACACCGGCACTTTGCTGGATGCGCTGATAGAGTTATTGAAAGCACTGCAATGCACAGTCATTATTCTCAGCGCTACCCTCAATCGTGATCGCCGTGAACAGCTTTTGGGCTGTAAGCTGGTGAGCGATGCATACCCCTTGATCACTGCCGTGCCCAATGCCGGATTGGTTGCGGAAGTCTCCATGCCCGCCCCGGTGGGTCAGCGTGTGGCCATTCGTTTGCTGGAGCCGGAGCAAACGGCTCTTGAGGAAGCTCTTGACCGCGCCGAGGACGGTCAGCACGTATTGTGGATTGAAAATACCGTTTTGGAAGCTCAGCAGCGTTACCTTGACCTGGCAGCGAGAGCAGTAGACAGGGGCGTTGCTTGTGGCTTGCTGCACTCACGCTACACGCCGGATGATCGACAAGCGCTTGAGTCGCTGTGGGTGAACAGGTTCGGCAAAGCGGGCTGGTCAAACAGAGCAGAGCAAGGCTGCATTCTGGTTGGTACGCAAGTACTGGAACAGTCGCTGGATATAGACGCAGACTTTATGGTGAGCCGCTTTGCGCCCACAGATATGCTGCTGCAACGCCTTGGTCGTCTCTGGCGACACGAGCACACCCCCAGACCGACCACGGCAGTCTGTGAAGCCTGGGTACTGGCACCTGAGTTGCAGTACGCCACCGGCGCTCCTGAAAAGGCCTTTGGCAACAGCGCTTTCGTATACAGCCCCTTTGTGCTGTGTCGCAGCCTGGAGGTGTGGCAGGCTGTGGCTAAAATTCAATTATCGACTGACATTCGTTCATTGATCGAACGAACCTATGCCACTCGTGACGAGTCTGCAGAACTGGCCGGAATGCTGACGGACCTGGATAACGGCACTCGCTGGCGTACCGGACGCAAGGCTATGCGGCAGCTTGCCCGCATCACGCTTGCGGATGCGGGTAATACGTTACCGGAAAGCAAAGCGCAAACACGATATAGCGAAACGGACAGTTTTGACGTTTTGTTATTGCGGCACATAAAGCTGGTGCCAGAAGACCGGGTAACGCGAATTACATTGTTGAATGGTGAACAGCATTCGCTACCTTGGCAGTGGCGAGTGTATAGCAAAGCACAGTGGCGGAAATTGAGTGCTACGCTTATGCGCCAGGTGGTGGCGCTGCGTATACAGGACGCACCCTTGCAAATACCCCTCCAAACGCTCGAAAGGTTTCGTTTGCAGTATTGTTTCTATCTGGGTAATCCAGCACACGAAGAAGCCATCTTGCGAGTAGCACTGGTGGACGAAACTGGCAGGTTGAGCGGCTTACAGGGTGCGCCACTGCACGATAAATACAGCCTCAACTACCGCGATGACCTTGGCTACCGGGTTATCAAACCCTAA